The genomic region GAGTCGTTCGGTCATTATTATGAAGAAGCTCGTGAATTTTCCCGGCTGATTACAGAATGGGCAGAGGTTTTAAAACAGGAAATCCCAGATCGCAACTTACATATTTGTACAGGTGGGGGACCGGGAATTATGGAGGCGGGGAACCGTGGTGCCAAAGAGGCAGGTTCAAAATCTGTGGCACTCAACATTGTCCTTCCTCACGAACAACAACCGAATCCGTATGTAAACCCCGAGTTAACTTTTGAGTTTCATTACTTTTTTATGCGTAAACTTTGGTTTATGAAAACCTGTCGTGGGATGATTGCTTTTCCTGGTGGGTTTGGGACCTTTGATGAATTATTTGAAACTTTAACTCTTGTCCAGACGGGAAAAAAAAGTCGGATCCCCATCCTTTTGTATGGATCGAAGTTTTGGAATGAGGTCATCAATTTCAAAAAATTAGCAGAAATGCGACTGATTTCAGAAGAAGACCTACATCTTTTTGGATTTGCCGACAGTCCTGTAGAAGCCCTTCGATTCTTTCAGGAAAAGATTCGTTTCGAATTGACCCATTCTGAGGGTACAAAAACATAGCGAAACAAGGTAATAATTATGGCTAGAACATGTGTAGTAACCGGAAAAGGAACAACGGCAGGGAACAACGTATCCCATTCTCATAAAAAGAATCGCCGTATCTGGAAGGTGAATGTAATCACAAAGAAAATCTTTTTGGAAGATGAGAACCGTTGGGTTCGCGTTAAGATTTCTACACGTGCTTTAAGAACCCTTCGTAAAAAAGGTTTGAAAGTGGCTATCAAAGACCACGGCGGCGATATTTCTGCCATCACTCCAAAAAAATACGTTGGAATCACTCCCAAAGCACAACCAGCAGCTTAAATTTTTTTAGTTTGCTTCTGGATTGAAACAATCCAAAAAAACACCCAAAGTCACCGATGTCTACCGTCTCTTAGAGGCGGAGTTCGGTGCCGTAGAAACCCCCCTCACGTTTTCTAAACCTTATGAATTGGCCATTGCGGTCATTTTAAGTGCACAATGTACGGACGAACGTGTGAACCAAGTCACACCCGAACTCTTTCGCACCTTTCCCACACTTGAATCTTTTGCGAAGGCACCTATAACGGCCATTGAGAAAAAAATTTTCTCTACTGGGTTTTATAAAAACAAAGCCAAAAACATCCAAGGTTTTGCTCGGATGGTTCTTTCTGAATTTGGTGGTGAAATTCCAAAAACTATGGAAGAAGCCATCAAACTTCCTGGGTTTGGAAGAAAAACGGCCAATGTGGTTCTTGCAGAAATTTATGGAGTTGTAGAAGGATTTGTTGTGGATACCCATGTGAAACGACTCACCAAACGTTTGGGTTTTACAAACAAAACCGATCCCGTACAAATTGAACGGGAGATGATGAAAGTGACTCCTAAGGAGATTTGCCGAAACCTATCTCTGTACCTAATATTTCTC from Leptospira bandrabouensis harbors:
- a CDS encoding TIGR00730 family Rossman fold protein, with translation MNDLAFENQSFLWGNEAGPIRILSEYLHPKAEFQEHGITDTIVVFGSARIPSPESQKKNPPSPLESFGHYYEEAREFSRLITEWAEVLKQEIPDRNLHICTGGGPGIMEAGNRGAKEAGSKSVALNIVLPHEQQPNPYVNPELTFEFHYFFMRKLWFMKTCRGMIAFPGGFGTFDELFETLTLVQTGKKSRIPILLYGSKFWNEVINFKKLAEMRLISEEDLHLFGFADSPVEALRFFQEKIRFELTHSEGTKT
- the rpmB gene encoding 50S ribosomal protein L28; its protein translation is MARTCVVTGKGTTAGNNVSHSHKKNRRIWKVNVITKKIFLEDENRWVRVKISTRALRTLRKKGLKVAIKDHGGDISAITPKKYVGITPKAQPAA
- the nth gene encoding endonuclease III; translation: MKQSKKTPKVTDVYRLLEAEFGAVETPLTFSKPYELAIAVILSAQCTDERVNQVTPELFRTFPTLESFAKAPITAIEKKIFSTGFYKNKAKNIQGFARMVLSEFGGEIPKTMEEAIKLPGFGRKTANVVLAEIYGVVEGFVVDTHVKRLTKRLGFTNKTDPVQIEREMMKVTPKEICRNLSLYLIFLGRKYCQARRTFCSDCPLSSLCPSFSE